The Rhodopseudomonas palustris genome window below encodes:
- a CDS encoding DUF6489 family protein — protein MKVNVEIDCTPEEARQFFGLPDVQPMQTAVMDKLQEQMLSNIEKVSPEALMKTWFTFDPKLAERFGEMFISMTGLGSALTKDKK, from the coding sequence ATGAAAGTCAACGTCGAGATCGATTGCACGCCGGAGGAAGCGCGGCAGTTCTTCGGACTTCCCGACGTGCAGCCCATGCAGACCGCGGTGATGGACAAGCTGCAGGAGCAGATGCTGTCGAACATCGAAAAGGTCTCGCCCGAGGCGTTGATGAAGACTTGGTTCACCTTCGATCCGAAGCTTGCCGAACGATTCGGCGAGATGTTCATTTCCATGACCGGCCTCGGCAGTGCGCTGACCAAGGATAAGAAGTAA
- a CDS encoding FAD-dependent oxidoreductase yields MKRNETDVVVLGAGIVGVCAALHLQRRGRDVVLVDRNGTAGDETSYGNAGLIECASVFPYMFPRDPGHLLRYALNGSADAHYQLSGIPEFLPWLVRYFLASSPRRAAQTAQAALPLIRRSLAEHEALIADAGVPELLRKTGWIKLFRSPKSFAKALGDLERARQFGVVADVLDRAGIAEREPNLTGDFAGAIHWLEPGSIPDPGGLVKAYAALFSRRGGRFVKGDARTLQQEEGGWRVATELGIVTAREAVVAMGPWSDLVFKPLGYSFPLGVKRGYHVHLTPRGNARLQHAVLDADRGYLLAPMNRGIRLTTGAEFARRDAPPSPVQIAQTLPVARALFPLGDTIEAQPWMGARPCLPDMLPLIGRAPRHPGLWFDFGHQHHGLTLGPVTGRLLAEMMTGEQPLTDPRPFSAERFG; encoded by the coding sequence ATGAAGCGGAACGAGACCGATGTCGTGGTGCTCGGCGCGGGCATCGTCGGTGTCTGCGCAGCCTTGCACCTGCAGCGCCGCGGCCGAGATGTGGTGCTGGTCGACCGCAACGGCACGGCGGGTGACGAGACCAGCTACGGCAATGCCGGGCTGATCGAATGCGCCTCGGTGTTTCCCTACATGTTTCCGCGCGATCCCGGCCATCTGCTGCGCTACGCGCTGAACGGCTCGGCTGATGCGCATTATCAGCTCTCCGGCATTCCCGAATTTCTGCCCTGGCTGGTGCGGTATTTCCTCGCGTCGTCGCCGCGTCGCGCGGCGCAGACCGCGCAGGCGGCATTGCCGTTGATCCGGCGCAGCCTCGCCGAGCATGAGGCGCTGATCGCCGATGCCGGCGTGCCCGAGCTGCTGCGCAAGACCGGCTGGATCAAGCTGTTTCGTTCGCCGAAGAGCTTTGCCAAGGCGCTTGGCGATCTCGAGCGGGCGCGGCAGTTCGGCGTCGTCGCCGACGTGCTCGATCGTGCCGGCATCGCCGAACGCGAACCGAACCTCACCGGCGATTTTGCCGGCGCGATCCACTGGCTGGAGCCGGGCTCGATCCCTGATCCGGGCGGTTTGGTCAAAGCCTACGCGGCGTTGTTCTCCCGGCGCGGCGGCCGTTTCGTCAAAGGCGATGCGCGCACGCTGCAGCAGGAAGAGGGCGGCTGGCGGGTCGCGACCGAGCTCGGAATCGTCACCGCGCGCGAAGCGGTGGTGGCGATGGGGCCGTGGTCGGACCTGGTGTTCAAGCCGCTTGGCTATAGCTTCCCGCTCGGTGTCAAGCGCGGCTACCACGTCCATCTCACGCCGCGCGGCAATGCCCGTCTGCAACACGCGGTGCTCGACGCCGATCGCGGCTATCTGCTGGCACCGATGAACCGCGGCATTCGTCTGACCACCGGCGCCGAATTCGCGCGCCGCGATGCGCCGCCTTCGCCGGTGCAGATCGCGCAGACGCTGCCGGTGGCGCGCGCGCTGTTCCCGCTCGGCGACACCATCGAGGCTCAGCCATGGATGGGTGCGCGGCCGTGCCTGCCGGATATGCTGCCGCTGATCGGCCGCGCGCCGCGCCATCCCGGCCTGTGGTTCGATTTCGGCCATCAGCATCACGGGCTGACGCTCGGTCCGGTTACCGGACGGCTGCTCGCCGAGATGATGACCGGTGAACAGCCGCTCACCGATCCACGGCCGTTCTCCGCCGAACGCTTCGGTTGA